A window from Corynebacterium accolens encodes these proteins:
- a CDS encoding ATP-dependent helicase: protein MPKQNFSPEQIAKALGKDYPPTEEQAHVIESPFGPKLVVAGAGAGKTETMASRVVYLVANGYVRPEEVLGLTFTRKAAQQLEQRIRRQLIQLRDSGLIVPGSPAAEALNNIAPTVATYDSYAGELVREYGLLVPVEPSARIITEAERFAIAYDVVKNYGGKLSDEKTLGSITETLLKITSDMDNSLKDPDDIAEFARDFRADIDNLEKAPRTKGEYSKDLQKYINVQDLRVQYVPLIEELKRAQAEQQVITFGEQMSVAARLAQEHPAVGKQQAQRYRVIMLDEYQDTSYAQRVLLRSLFGGEHKDISVTAVGDPMQAIYGWRGATSENLTAFVEDFPQADGTPAPKDQLTTSWRNPSGALELANSVAAGVFGGGPRPVDELHAAPHKGEGEIELGYFASEDEEHDYIAQKLRQQWDAREGDGFRAAVLVRTNRQTAAIAAALDAVDVPNEINGLGGLLWQPEIQDLVALATMLVRPEDAQAALRIFAGPICGLGMGDIQALAARQKNLAGAKQERLQWEEGMDPEEYLRAQLAQLTAEGPDQTVGLADALADLGERDRYTPQGLARMEEVSAKLRYLRTYSLSKPLSDLFADIEAIFNIRTEVLARGSAGGATHLDKFADIVAGFHGDSLYALLDYLELAREHEDGLGLGEVPASTDRVQIMTVHKAKGLEWEHVYVVHADSSSYKAQAETFLSKIEKVPGDNDYIEVSPDAVTRSEFEKACKAFLDDDRAHNAEEAARLFYVALTRTESTLTVTGSGTNNRTGKAKKGPYEYLERLKESFPQYVGEWTVPEEPVDTAAHGAESGLFPALEADPDSLAGADAVLAAMEDLPELSHGETFELWEQDAGALIEEYKSLQQPVVDVELPSELTASDMVALGSDPLQFARRQRRPVPFKPNSYAKRGTAFHAWLEERFGSPALLGEEELPGIDEPEDFDLEELKESFLNSEWAQRQPDFVEAPFEITIGSAVVRGRMDAVFRLADGTWMVVDWKTGRPPKGAAMDAAKIQLAVYAEAWRRIHGGDKIRAAFHYVHDGYTFEPDTLAQGEELRSLLESSVAGH from the coding sequence ATGCCTAAGCAGAATTTTTCCCCGGAACAAATAGCGAAAGCACTGGGCAAGGACTACCCACCCACCGAGGAACAAGCCCACGTCATCGAGAGTCCTTTTGGCCCCAAGCTCGTGGTGGCCGGCGCGGGTGCCGGTAAGACGGAAACCATGGCCTCCCGCGTGGTCTATTTGGTGGCCAATGGCTACGTGCGCCCTGAAGAGGTATTGGGGCTAACCTTTACGCGCAAGGCGGCCCAGCAACTAGAACAGCGCATTCGCCGCCAGCTCATTCAGCTGCGCGATTCCGGCCTCATCGTCCCCGGTAGCCCCGCCGCCGAGGCGCTTAACAATATCGCGCCCACCGTGGCCACCTATGACTCTTATGCCGGCGAGCTCGTGCGCGAATACGGCCTCCTGGTCCCAGTAGAGCCCTCGGCGCGCATCATCACGGAGGCAGAGCGCTTCGCCATTGCCTATGACGTGGTGAAAAACTACGGTGGCAAATTATCGGATGAAAAGACCTTGGGCTCCATTACGGAAACCCTGCTCAAGATCACTTCCGATATGGACAATTCCTTGAAAGATCCGGATGATATCGCCGAGTTCGCACGGGATTTCCGCGCTGATATTGACAACCTGGAAAAGGCGCCGAGGACGAAGGGCGAGTATTCCAAGGACCTGCAGAAGTACATCAATGTCCAGGATCTGCGCGTGCAGTACGTGCCATTGATCGAGGAACTCAAGCGCGCCCAGGCAGAGCAGCAGGTCATCACCTTTGGTGAGCAGATGTCTGTGGCAGCGCGCCTCGCGCAAGAGCACCCGGCGGTGGGCAAGCAACAGGCGCAGCGTTACCGCGTGATCATGCTGGATGAATATCAAGATACGTCTTATGCTCAGCGTGTACTCCTGCGCAGCCTCTTTGGTGGGGAGCACAAGGACATTTCCGTGACCGCGGTCGGCGATCCCATGCAGGCTATCTATGGCTGGCGCGGGGCTACCTCAGAAAACCTCACCGCATTCGTGGAGGATTTCCCGCAGGCAGATGGCACCCCTGCTCCCAAGGATCAGCTGACTACCTCGTGGCGCAACCCGTCGGGTGCCTTAGAGCTGGCCAACTCGGTAGCAGCCGGGGTCTTTGGGGGCGGCCCGCGGCCCGTCGATGAGCTGCATGCGGCCCCGCACAAGGGCGAGGGCGAGATTGAGCTCGGCTATTTCGCCAGCGAAGATGAGGAACATGATTATATTGCGCAGAAATTAAGGCAGCAGTGGGATGCGCGCGAGGGCGATGGCTTTCGCGCAGCGGTGCTGGTGCGTACCAACCGGCAAACCGCGGCCATTGCAGCAGCCTTGGACGCCGTCGATGTCCCCAATGAAATCAATGGTCTGGGTGGACTGCTATGGCAACCGGAAATCCAGGACCTTGTAGCGCTGGCGACCATGCTGGTGCGGCCGGAAGACGCGCAAGCCGCCCTCCGCATTTTCGCCGGGCCCATTTGCGGGCTGGGCATGGGCGATATCCAAGCCCTTGCCGCGCGGCAAAAGAACTTGGCGGGAGCAAAACAAGAGCGCCTGCAGTGGGAAGAGGGCATGGATCCTGAGGAGTATCTGCGCGCCCAATTAGCGCAGCTTACGGCTGAGGGCCCTGATCAGACGGTGGGGCTTGCCGATGCCCTGGCGGACCTCGGCGAGCGCGATCGCTATACCCCGCAGGGCTTGGCGCGCATGGAAGAGGTATCTGCCAAGCTGCGCTACCTGCGCACTTATTCGCTGTCTAAGCCTTTAAGCGATCTCTTTGCGGATATTGAGGCCATCTTCAATATCCGCACCGAGGTCCTTGCCCGCGGCAGCGCCGGGGGAGCCACCCACCTGGATAAATTCGCCGATATCGTCGCGGGATTCCACGGAGACTCCTTGTATGCGCTCTTAGATTATTTGGAGCTCGCTCGCGAGCATGAAGATGGCCTCGGGCTTGGGGAGGTGCCCGCCTCCACGGATCGCGTACAGATTATGACCGTGCATAAGGCCAAGGGCTTGGAGTGGGAGCACGTCTATGTCGTGCACGCTGACTCTTCAAGCTATAAGGCCCAAGCAGAGACCTTTTTGTCCAAGATCGAGAAGGTACCCGGTGACAATGACTACATCGAGGTCTCACCCGATGCGGTCACCCGTTCCGAATTTGAAAAGGCCTGCAAGGCATTCTTGGATGATGACCGCGCGCATAATGCGGAGGAAGCAGCACGCCTGTTTTATGTGGCCTTGACCAGAACCGAGTCCACGTTGACCGTTACCGGCTCCGGCACGAATAACCGGACGGGCAAGGCCAAGAAGGGCCCGTATGAGTACCTCGAAAGGCTAAAAGAATCCTTCCCCCAGTACGTGGGGGAGTGGACGGTGCCCGAAGAGCCGGTGGATACCGCGGCTCATGGGGCAGAAAGCGGGCTCTTCCCAGCCCTCGAAGCGGATCCGGATTCCCTGGCCGGCGCGGATGCGGTCCTGGCCGCCATGGAGGACCTTCCTGAGCTGAGCCACGGCGAGACCTTCGAGTTGTGGGAACAGGATGCGGGCGCGCTCATTGAGGAATACAAGTCCCTGCAACAACCGGTTGTGGATGTGGAACTTCCCAGTGAACTTACCGCTTCTGACATGGTGGCCTTGGGCAGCGATCCGCTACAGTTTGCGCGCCGGCAACGCCGCCCGGTGCCGTTTAAGCCCAATTCCTATGCCAAGCGAGGCACCGCCTTCCACGCGTGGTTGGAAGAGCGCTTTGGCAGCCCCGCGCTGCTAGGGGAAGAGGAATTGCCGGGCATCGATGAGCCAGAGGATTTCGATCTGGAAGAGCTCAAGGAATCCTTCCTGAATTCCGAATGGGCGCAGCGCCAGCCGGACTTTGTGGAGGCGCCGTTTGAAATCACCATCGGCAGTGCGGTGGTGCGCGGGCGAATGGATGCCGTCTTCCGCTTGGCAGATGGCACCTGGATGGTGGTGGATTGGAAGACCGGGCGGCCGCCGAAGGGCGCGGCCATGGACGCGGCGAAGATTCAGTTGGCGGTTTATGCCGAAGCCTGGCGGCGCATCCACGGCGGCGATAAAATCCGCGCCGCTTTCCATTACGTTCACGATGGTTATACTTTTGAGCCAGATACTTTAGCCCAAGGTGAGGAGCTGCGTAGCCTGCTTGAATCGTCAGTAGCAGGCCACTAG
- a CDS encoding potassium channel family protein, producing the protein MAKKHAKVFKGRIKQRFLPQVELSSQPDHALLDVITVPKDQNASPWRQLAKRALWAFGILIFVTVVVYLDGGGYSEDMSLLDSSYYAAVTLTTVGYGDIVPVTEQSRFINLVLIXPARLIFLVLLVGATLSVLTDKARRTFEIQNWRKQLRNHTVVIGYGTKGAGAVAALLADDVPTSQIVVIDNNRASLAHAEHHGLVTIFGSGTKQDVLKIAGVEHATSVVVTPSSDDTAVLCCLSVRELAPKAKIVASVRESENRHLLRQSGADSVVTSAETAGRLLGLATVTPTVVEMMEDLLSPNEGFSVSERAVREFEVGSNPRHLADIVLAVLRNNELHRVDTADASALKPGDRLLYIKHDLEQPVEVQDEDEED; encoded by the coding sequence GTGGCCAAAAAACATGCGAAGGTGTTCAAAGGGCGTATTAAACAGCGCTTTTTGCCGCAGGTCGAGTTGTCCTCGCAACCTGATCACGCGCTCCTTGATGTCATCACTGTGCCCAAGGATCAAAATGCCAGCCCGTGGCGCCAGTTGGCTAAACGCGCGCTGTGGGCATTCGGCATCCTCATCTTTGTCACCGTCGTGGTGTACTTAGACGGCGGGGGCTATAGCGAGGACATGTCGCTTTTGGATTCCTCCTACTATGCCGCCGTCACGCTGACCACCGTGGGGTATGGCGATATCGTTCCGGTCACGGAGCAATCGCGGTTTATCAACCTCGTACTTATTMCCCCAGCCCGCCTCATCTTCCTTGTGCTGTTGGTTGGTGCGACGCTCTCCGTGCTCACGGACAAGGCCCGCCGCACCTTTGAAATCCAGAACTGGAGAAAGCAATTGCGTAACCACACCGTCGTTATCGGCTATGGAACGAAGGGTGCCGGGGCGGTCGCCGCGCTCTTGGCAGACGACGTGCCCACCTCCCAAATCGTGGTCATCGATAATAACCGCGCCTCGCTGGCGCATGCGGAACACCACGGGCTGGTCACCATCTTTGGCTCGGGCACCAAACAGGACGTGCTCAAGATCGCCGGGGTGGAGCACGCAACCTCCGTGGTGGTCACCCCATCCTCGGACGATACCGCGGTGCTGTGCTGCCTGTCCGTGCGCGAGCTCGCCCCTAAGGCCAAGATCGTGGCCTCGGTGCGCGAGTCCGAAAACCGCCACCTGCTGCGCCAATCCGGTGCCGATTCCGTGGTTACCTCTGCAGAGACCGCCGGCCGCCTGCTGGGGCTTGCCACCGTGACCCCCACCGTGGTGGAAATGATGGAAGACCTGCTTTCTCCCAACGAGGGCTTTTCGGTATCAGAGCGCGCCGTGCGCGAATTCGAGGTCGGGTCCAACCCACGCCACCTGGCGGATATCGTGCTCGCGGTGTTGCGCAATAACGAGCTCCACCGCGTCGATACTGCTGATGCCTCCGCACTGAAACCGGGCGACCGCCTGTTGTATATCAAGCATGACTTGGAACAACCCGTGGAAGTGCAAGATGAGGACGAGGAGGATTAA
- a CDS encoding NAD(+) diphosphatase has translation MYLPVTHTGLVPATASGDAALVEQLPEGVGTPEMVDIGTLHVFACPEAIARGMGQLQPATFFADDSLVMQAIALIRNRLEQRFDPRTGHPLDYPTPGIIGRDPQDSRRMVFPRLDPAVIGLIELKGEEKILLARNRGRNGFFSFIAGYVEPGETIEAAFARETMEETGRRIDNLRYWGSQPWPPSGSLMLGFHAETSDVQATCHTDGELEEIRWVTRAELPELPLATAGSIAHTMIMEWYHGE, from the coding sequence TTGTATTTGCCCGTAACGCACACGGGTCTAGTGCCTGCCACCGCGAGCGGGGACGCCGCGTTGGTGGAGCAATTGCCGGAGGGCGTGGGGACACCGGAGATGGTGGACATCGGCACGCTGCACGTTTTTGCCTGCCCGGAAGCAATTGCGCGGGGCATGGGGCAGCTACAACCTGCGACCTTTTTCGCCGATGATTCCCTCGTCATGCAGGCCATTGCCTTGATTCGCAACCGGCTGGAGCAGCGCTTCGATCCGCGCACGGGCCACCCGTTGGATTATCCCACGCCGGGTATTATTGGCCGCGATCCGCAGGATTCGCGCCGCATGGTATTTCCGCGCCTAGACCCGGCGGTTATCGGGCTCATTGAGCTCAAGGGCGAGGAGAAGATTTTGCTGGCGCGCAATCGCGGGCGCAATGGCTTCTTTTCCTTTATCGCCGGATACGTGGAACCGGGCGAGACCATTGAGGCCGCCTTTGCCCGCGAAACCATGGAGGAAACCGGGCGCCGCATTGACAATCTTCGCTACTGGGGCTCCCAGCCGTGGCCGCCGAGTGGCTCGCTTATGCTGGGCTTTCACGCAGAGACATCGGATGTCCAGGCCACCTGCCATACTGATGGGGAACTGGAAGAAATTCGTTGGGTGACCCGCGCCGAGCTGCCTGAGCTCCCGTTGGCCACCGCGGGTTCTATCGCACACACGATGATTATGGAGTGGTATCACGGTGAATAA
- a CDS encoding ATP-dependent DNA helicase UvrD2, with the protein MNKPDLSLLDEDQRRAATAPRGPVCILAGAGTGKTRTITYRIANMVDQGFVNPQRVLAVTFTARAAGEMRDRLRMMGVAGVQAQTFHAAARRQLKYFWPQVAGDLPWTLLDNKFPLVARAVRSVGLDNSKDMIRDVLAEIEWAKSALVSAEDYESVIAETDRTAPADAAKVAEAFRRYEKAKATPDMMHLDFDDLLMHIAGAIENVPAIAETFREQYRTFVVDEYQDVTPLQQRVLNAWLGDRDDLTVVGDANQTIYSFNGASPEYLLNFSRSYPDGTIVKLQRDYRSTPQVTDLANRVIGKATGRAAGTRLELQGMREPGPEPTFKAYESEENEAQEVAGQVLTLLNQGVPASEIAILYRINAQSEQFEQALADAGVVYQVRGGEGFFRRPEILEAIRVLIAATRRDDLPEDPVAIARAAFVELGLSATEPQGAQARERWQSLNALVGLIEKIVESTPGIDLNGVLGELRRRSTDKQAPAMEGVTLATVHAAKGLEWDAVFLVGLSEKLMPINHAIKAGNEQIEEERRLFYVGITRAREHLALSWALAKTAGSRASRERTRFLDGIAPGVESAAGSGRSRRPKRCRVCSGVLETPAEKVIGRHEDCEGNGDDEVFSALRSWRAQVAREEKVPAYVIFTDATLQAISEELPVDEAELLSISGIGPNKLERYGEQILEVIRSVRM; encoded by the coding sequence GTGAATAAGCCGGATTTATCCCTGCTGGATGAGGATCAACGCCGCGCGGCCACCGCCCCACGCGGGCCGGTGTGCATTTTGGCGGGCGCGGGCACCGGTAAGACGCGCACCATTACCTATCGCATCGCCAACATGGTGGATCAAGGGTTCGTAAACCCCCAGCGCGTTTTGGCCGTGACCTTTACCGCGCGTGCGGCAGGAGAAATGCGGGATCGCCTGCGCATGATGGGCGTGGCTGGCGTGCAGGCCCAGACCTTTCACGCGGCCGCGCGGCGCCAGCTGAAGTATTTCTGGCCGCAGGTCGCAGGCGATCTGCCGTGGACTCTATTGGATAATAAATTCCCGCTCGTAGCCCGCGCGGTGCGCTCGGTGGGGCTGGATAATTCCAAAGACATGATCCGCGACGTGCTGGCAGAAATCGAATGGGCAAAATCCGCGCTGGTCAGCGCGGAGGATTATGAGAGCGTCATCGCGGAAACGGATCGCACCGCTCCAGCCGATGCCGCTAAGGTAGCCGAGGCCTTCCGGCGCTACGAGAAGGCCAAGGCTACGCCGGATATGATGCATTTGGACTTCGATGATCTGCTCATGCACATCGCTGGAGCCATCGAAAATGTCCCGGCCATTGCAGAGACCTTTCGCGAGCAGTACCGCACCTTCGTCGTTGACGAGTACCAGGACGTCACGCCCCTGCAGCAGCGCGTGCTGAACGCCTGGCTGGGTGATCGCGATGATCTCACCGTGGTGGGCGATGCCAACCAGACCATCTATTCCTTCAACGGCGCCTCGCCGGAGTACCTGTTGAATTTTTCGCGCAGCTATCCGGACGGGACCATCGTCAAGCTGCAGCGCGACTATCGCTCTACGCCGCAGGTCACGGACCTGGCTAATCGGGTCATCGGCAAGGCTACGGGGCGCGCGGCGGGCACCCGCCTAGAGCTGCAGGGCATGCGCGAGCCTGGGCCGGAGCCGACGTTTAAGGCCTACGAGTCCGAGGAAAATGAGGCGCAGGAGGTGGCCGGGCAGGTGCTGACCCTGCTCAACCAGGGCGTGCCGGCCTCAGAAATTGCCATCTTGTACCGCATCAACGCCCAGTCGGAGCAATTTGAGCAGGCGCTTGCCGATGCCGGAGTGGTCTACCAAGTCCGCGGCGGTGAAGGTTTCTTCCGCCGCCCGGAGATTCTGGAGGCCATTCGCGTGCTCATTGCCGCCACGCGCCGCGATGATTTACCGGAGGACCCCGTGGCGATTGCGCGTGCCGCCTTTGTCGAGCTTGGGCTCAGCGCGACCGAACCGCAGGGCGCGCAGGCCCGCGAGCGCTGGCAATCACTGAACGCGCTGGTGGGGTTGATCGAAAAGATCGTGGAATCCACCCCGGGCATCGATCTCAATGGCGTGCTGGGCGAGCTGCGCCGCCGCTCCACTGATAAGCAAGCCCCCGCTATGGAGGGCGTTACCCTCGCTACGGTGCACGCGGCGAAGGGCTTGGAGTGGGACGCCGTCTTCCTCGTCGGGCTGAGCGAAAAGCTCATGCCCATCAACCACGCCATCAAAGCGGGCAACGAGCAGATCGAGGAAGAGCGCCGCCTGTTTTATGTAGGCATTACCCGCGCCCGCGAGCATCTAGCCCTGTCGTGGGCATTGGCGAAGACCGCCGGTTCCAGGGCCTCCCGGGAGCGCACCCGGTTTCTCGATGGCATCGCGCCAGGCGTGGAATCGGCTGCGGGAAGTGGCCGCTCCCGTCGCCCGAAACGCTGCCGCGTGTGCAGTGGGGTACTAGAGACACCGGCGGAAAAGGTCATTGGCCGGCATGAAGACTGCGAGGGCAATGGCGATGATGAGGTCTTTTCCGCCCTGCGCTCGTGGCGCGCGCAGGTCGCTCGGGAAGAAAAGGTTCCGGCATACGTTATCTTTACCGATGCCACGCTGCAGGCCATCTCGGAAGAGCTGCCGGTAGATGAAGCGGAGCTGCTGTCTATATCTGGAATTGGGCCCAATAAGTTGGAGCGCTACGGCGAGCAAATCCTAGAGGTCATTCGCTCGGTGCGGATGTAG
- a CDS encoding M48 family metallopeptidase: MSSTQPPGRTHPEVKVIRSARRRKSVQARMVAGVLEVRIPAWMSAREENEAVQDMLARLEKKTGGGTKTDAALLQRAEQLNAQYLEGRAWIGSIRWVSNQNTRWGSCTTSTADIRLSNRLQQVPDYVLDSVIIHELTHTFIPRHGREFWRWADRAPHAERAKGYLEAYQRWGG; the protein is encoded by the coding sequence ATGTCGAGCACGCAACCACCAGGACGTACCCACCCTGAGGTCAAGGTTATCCGCTCTGCGCGGCGGCGGAAGTCGGTGCAGGCGCGCATGGTGGCCGGGGTATTGGAAGTGCGCATTCCGGCTTGGATGTCCGCCCGGGAGGAAAACGAGGCGGTACAGGACATGCTCGCGCGCTTAGAGAAGAAAACCGGTGGTGGTACGAAGACCGATGCGGCGCTTCTCCAGCGCGCAGAACAGCTCAACGCGCAGTACCTGGAAGGCCGCGCGTGGATTGGGTCCATCCGGTGGGTGAGCAATCAAAATACGCGGTGGGGTAGTTGTACTACCTCCACCGCGGATATCCGGCTGAGCAACCGCCTACAGCAGGTGCCGGATTATGTATTGGATTCGGTCATCATCCATGAGCTGACCCATACCTTCATCCCGCGCCATGGGCGCGAATTCTGGCGGTGGGCCGATAGGGCGCCCCACGCCGAGCGGGCCAAGGGCTACCTTGAGGCCTACCAGCGCTGGGGCGGTTAG
- a CDS encoding zinc-dependent metalloprotease, which translates to MSNGFGFSFPNNDDDDNDGRRDQNPFGAFGGGNGGGLGDMLNQFGQMLSGMGSSMNSPQNSGPVNYDMAKRIALQQIPKSKDISAEDSKAVEESVRLAELWLDDASILPTASGTTQAWDSKQWLEETMPAWERMVTPVAQHMNDAQLESMPEEARQMMGPMTKMMGQMSSMNFGMQLGHALGDLASQALTGSDFGLPIAPANTVALLPHTIQKVARELNVPGQEVLVYIAAREAARQRLFKHVPWLVERIVSSVEEYAIGLVIDTSHIEELARELNLESGDPQAIQEAMSKLQGMDLSPRITSKNTAAASRLETLLALVEGWAEHVVSEALGERIPSTSKLTEAWAHRRSTGGSAEQAFXKXVGIELNAPXVTEAAELWRRATVAVGAEKRDKAWDHPDFLPTAEHLDNPAAFIDSLLDDEPDEGFEEEFAKLEEMLKNGEGSGEDSESKSEEDKDSAQDKDSQSSDDGDDVDDGDDNSEKDNGGEDK; encoded by the coding sequence ATGAGCAACGGATTCGGTTTTTCTTTCCCAAATAACGATGACGACGATAATGACGGCCGTCGTGACCAGAACCCGTTCGGCGCATTCGGCGGCGGTAATGGTGGCGGCCTCGGAGACATGCTGAACCAGTTCGGTCAGATGCTATCCGGAATGGGCTCGTCCATGAACTCGCCCCAGAACTCCGGGCCGGTCAATTACGACATGGCCAAGCGCATCGCCCTGCAGCAGATCCCCAAGTCAAAAGACATCAGCGCGGAAGATTCCAAGGCAGTAGAAGAATCGGTGCGCCTGGCGGAGCTCTGGCTTGACGATGCCTCCATTCTCCCCACCGCTTCCGGAACCACGCAGGCATGGGATTCCAAGCAGTGGCTGGAAGAAACCATGCCCGCCTGGGAGCGCATGGTCACTCCCGTGGCCCAGCACATGAACGATGCCCAGCTGGAATCCATGCCGGAAGAGGCCCGCCAAATGATGGGCCCGATGACCAAGATGATGGGCCAAATGTCCAGCATGAATTTCGGCATGCAGCTAGGCCATGCCCTGGGCGATCTGGCCAGCCAAGCGCTGACCGGCTCCGACTTTGGCCTCCCCATCGCCCCGGCCAATACGGTGGCACTTTTGCCGCATACCATTCAGAAGGTCGCGCGCGAGCTCAACGTTCCTGGCCAGGAGGTATTGGTCTACATCGCCGCGCGCGAGGCCGCCCGCCAGCGCCTGTTCAAGCACGTGCCGTGGCTGGTAGAGCGCATCGTCTCCTCCGTGGAGGAATACGCCATCGGCTTGGTCATTGATACCTCCCACATTGAAGAGCTCGCCCGCGAGCTGAACCTGGAATCCGGCGATCCGCAGGCCATCCAGGAAGCCATGAGCAAGCTGCAGGGAATGGATCTCTCCCCGCGGATTACCTCCAAGAACACCGCTGCCGCCTCCAGGCTGGAAACCCTGTTGGCCTTGGTCGAGGGCTGGGCCGAGCACGTCGTGAGCGAGGCCTTGGGCGAGCGCATCCCCTCCACCTCCAAGCTCACTGAGGCATGGGCGCACCGCCGCAGCACCGGCGGGTCTGCTGAGCAGGCCTTTWGCAAGGKTGTGGGCATCGAGCTCAACGCCCCCMAGGTCACCGAGGCCGCCGAGCTGTGGCGCCGCGCCACCGTGGCCGTGGGTGCCGAAAAGCGCGATAAGGCCTGGGACCACCCAGACTTCCTGCCCACCGCAGAGCACCTCGATAACCCGGCTGCCTTCATCGATTCCCTCTTGGATGATGAGCCTGATGAGGGCTTCGAGGAAGAATTTGCCAAGCTCGAAGAGATGCTCAAAAACGGCGAGGGTTCCGGCGAGGACTCCGAAAGCAAGTCCGAAGAGGACAAGGATTCTGCACAAGACAAGGACTCGCAAAGCAGCGACGACGGGGACGACGTGGACGACGGCGACGACAACTCCGAAAAGGACAACGGCGGCGAGGATAAATAG
- a CDS encoding YlbL family protein, which yields MNSPASRRVRTIAWGAIPVVLTGALVSLDHIPGTDVSLTVPYAAEGPGPTVDTLGEVDGTQVVDVQAPKTYEPSGHLNMTTVSVRTNMTLAQALGRWALTDDTLVPIDTVIPQNMTDEEVQESNKQAFTQSESAATIAAMDYLHLPVKITVAEVIEDGAASEHLKKDDVITAVDGTEVTEPSEVQDIIKDKSPGDKVKVSVTRGDKELSEEIELGENPHDKGKALLGIAMLSQPKDDISVNYNLQDIGGPSAGMMFTLAXIDKLSDEDLTGGTFVAGTGTIQADSKVGPIGGIEHKIAAAHEAGAELFLAPKDNCSAAAGSDHGDMTIAQVENLDDAVAAMKDFAAGKDVKECS from the coding sequence GTGAATTCTCCTGCTAGCCGTCGCGTCCGCACCATCGCCTGGGGTGCTATCCCCGTTGTGCTTACCGGTGCGTTGGTATCGCTTGACCATATCCCGGGCACCGATGTCTCGCTGACCGTTCCCTATGCCGCCGAAGGCCCCGGTCCTACGGTGGATACGCTGGGCGAGGTCGATGGCACCCAAGTCGTTGATGTGCAGGCGCCAAAGACCTATGAGCCCAGTGGGCACCTCAATATGACCACCGTATCCGTGCGCACCAATATGACCTTGGCGCAGGCGTTGGGGCGCTGGGCGCTTACCGATGACACCCTGGTGCCCATCGATACCGTCATTCCGCAAAACATGACCGATGAAGAGGTCCAAGAATCCAATAAGCAGGCCTTTACCCAATCGGAGTCCGCTGCCACCATCGCGGCGATGGACTATTTGCACCTGCCGGTCAAAATCACGGTGGCGGAGGTCATTGAGGATGGCGCCGCTTCGGAGCACCTTAAAAAAGACGATGTCATCACCGCCGTCGATGGCACCGAGGTTACCGAGCCGAGCGAGGTCCAAGACATCATCAAGGACAAAAGCCCTGGCGATAAGGTGAAAGTCAGCGTCACGCGCGGGGATAAAGAGCTCAGCGAAGAAATCGAATTGGGCGAAAACCCGCACGATAAGGGCAAGGCACTGCTGGGAATCGCCATGCTATCCCAGCCCAAGGACGATATCTCGGTGAACTACAACCTACAGGATATCGGCGGGCCATCAGCGGGAATGATGTTTACCCTGGCGGKTATCGACAAGCTCAGCGATGAAGACCTAACCGGCGGCACCTTCGTGGCCGGCACCGGCACCATTCAGGCCGATAGCAAGGTCGGGCCGATTGGTGGCATTGAGCATAAAATCGCCGCCGCGCACGAGGCAGGCGCCGAGCTTTTCTTGGCGCCCAAGGACAACTGCTCAGCGGCGGCCGGCAGCGACCACGGCGATATGACCATTGCACAGGTAGAAAACCTGGACGATGCCGTGGCGGCCATGAAGGACTTTGCGGCGGGCAAAGACGTCAAGGAATGCAGCTAA
- a CDS encoding beta-N-acetylglucosaminidase: MAIKPATKEFYTVRRLSFSRRFPARTATAAALLGLSVAAASCSSDADAPDDAPVETTPAASTTTSENDEESTASSTESSAASSSESETADKDEDEASEESTTSEPSAGGELDKSVAKVYDVYKSLAPKDLFAQFERCDSTGGDSSYNCSGPKVGQFQFFKSHSKASQTTQVLTELRSSHAIEDDGDRVVGWSTLGTTAVITVVDNKEGLVMQQMISSDQVDPEEKIKELGLVKD; encoded by the coding sequence GTGGCAATTAAGCCCGCGACCAAGGAGTTCTATACAGTGCGACGCCTTTCCTTCTCCCGCCGTTTTCCTGCCCGTACCGCTACCGCGGCGGCGCTACTGGGGCTCAGCGTGGCTGCGGCAAGTTGTTCCTCCGATGCCGATGCGCCTGACGATGCCCCCGTAGAGACCACTCCTGCCGCCTCCACCACAACCTCTGAAAACGACGAGGAATCCACGGCATCCAGCACCGAATCCTCCGCCGCGTCCTCCTCGGAGTCAGAAACGGCGGACAAGGATGAAGACGAGGCTTCCGAGGAAAGCACCACCAGCGAGCCGAGTGCTGGCGGCGAGTTGGATAAGTCAGTCGCCAAAGTCTACGACGTATATAAGTCGCTGGCACCCAAGGACCTATTCGCCCAGTTTGAGCGCTGCGATTCCACCGGCGGGGACTCTTCGTACAATTGCTCCGGCCCTAAGGTGGGGCAATTCCAGTTCTTTAAGTCCCACTCCAAGGCCTCCCAAACCACCCAGGTACTTACGGAGCTGCGCAGCTCCCATGCCATCGAGGACGATGGCGATCGCGTCGTCGGCTGGTCCACGTTGGGCACCACCGCGGTTATCACCGTGGTGGATAATAAGGAAGGCCTGGTCATGCAGCAGATGATCTCTTCTGACCAGGTGGACCCGGAAGAAAAGATTAAGGAATTGGGCCTAGTAAAGGACTAG